A part of Maridesulfovibrio hydrothermalis AM13 = DSM 14728 genomic DNA contains:
- the rplO gene encoding 50S ribosomal protein L15: MRLHEIYPFPEERKNRKRVGRGGGSGTGGTSGKGHKGQNARSGGGVPAWFEGGQMPLARRLPKRGFKNPFREEYVALNVGQILGAFEGKTEISLEDIYERGLCKRGALVKVLGMGEVSAAVTIEAHRFSASATDKITKAGGTVKALEG, translated from the coding sequence ATGAGGCTGCACGAAATATATCCGTTCCCAGAGGAACGCAAAAACCGCAAACGCGTAGGTCGCGGTGGTGGCTCTGGTACTGGTGGAACATCCGGTAAGGGTCACAAGGGACAGAATGCCCGCTCCGGCGGCGGTGTTCCTGCCTGGTTTGAAGGTGGACAGATGCCTTTGGCTCGTCGTCTCCCCAAACGTGGTTTCAAGAACCCTTTCCGTGAAGAGTACGTAGCTCTTAACGTTGGACAGATTCTTGGAGCTTTTGAAGGCAAGACCGAAATATCCCTCGAAGACATTTACGAAAGAGGTCTCTGCAAAAGAGGCGCTCTCGTAAAAGTTCTTGGAATGGGCGAAGTAAGTGCTGCGGTAACTATCGAAGCACATCGCTTCAGCGCATCTGCGACTGATAAAATCACAAAGGCCGGAGGAACGGTCAAAGCCCTGGAAGGATAA